gctaaacatagaggggacaagcaagaacagacaaatggattaagtcgattacatcgaccccagtgcgtaactggtacttatttaaccgacccccgaaaggatgataggcaaagtcgacctctgcggaatttgaactcataacgtaacgacagacgaaataccgctaagcatttcgcccggcgcgctaacgtttctgccagctcgccgcccgaagacatcaaaatatgaagaaaacgtATTAAGCACTGCATGTCCTTTTGTTCGCTTCGCTGCCTTCAGTAATCTTGCCAATCCAGCGATCGCCCCTTTAGCAACATTTAAATATCATCAAACGTTTTGTTTCATCCACTGTCTAATTACATTTATCAACCTGGACAACGAAGTCCCAAGTTTATTTTGGTCGGTATTGAACACATTTCATCTCAATCACTCGGATGATGGCAGAAATTAGGGGTTTCAATAATACAATCTCTATGACGTTAGTTGAGGGCTTACTATGAAATTCTGTACAACATCACAAGTAGAAATAGTTTATTTCTCTTCATATTACCAACACTCTCTTGTTCCATTATTttcagagaagaaaataaaagattaaaaaaaaaatgtccgacTGTAGTTtcacatatttcatttcatatatcaACCTATTACTCGTCCTTATAAGAATTGTTTCTTTTGGCTtaaagctgtttttttttcttgttttttttttgttttttttgttcgatttgattttttttttttaattagaagaGAGACTAGATTTGACTGAAATAATGGCTCTTCACCATTTCTGGTTCTGATACTTTAGATGCCAAAAACAAAAGTGTCAAGCCAAACTTTAAGTGGATTTTATTTTGATCGGTGTAGTACTAAATTTTGGATATCACCAAAAAAATGCTTTTAgtactaataattattattttaaataataataatacgtcgTCGAGAAACTGATGTTTGCAGAAGACATCTCTTTATAGAACATTATAAGACATGCCTTAAAATGGTGAGTACTGCCAGCTACACAGGCTGTCTGTCTGCTGTCAGTTGGGTCTTCGCTTTTTATTGAATGAAAGTCATTTATGAGAGACAACAAAAATGGAAACTATTTTATGTAAGAAATCCGGGAAGAAAACTTGATTTCTTTCATATTCTTTGGGTTACCAtttcttcgtatttttttttgttagtttgtttgtttgcttaatTCTCATTGTCctttattgtttgtgtttttttattttttagtacatttacgataaaacaaaaatttgaacAAGTCTTTGTAAGCGTCACTAAATCTCTTATTCATTAAGCCGTATATCAATGGATTAAAGCAACTGTTGGCGTAGCCACAAAACAGCGATGCTATATCGGCTTCTCTGGGTACTTCGTATTTCAAGTATAAACTACACAACATCGTAATGCAAAATGGTAACCAAGATACGAAAAATACAATAATGACCACTAACAATGAAAACGTTATACGGATCTCTTCGCGTCTCCGTCGCAAATGACGAAGTGGAATCACATTGGAAGAAGACTTTCGCGAAGATTCCGCGGACATTCTCATACGAGGCAATGAAAGTGCCTTTTTAATGTTATTCTGGCTTTTGACAAATTTTCGAGATTTCGTAACGTTCGACATTTTCACCCGCATCTTGCGACCTTCTGCCGAGTTTCTAATGTGTTTCATGGGGACCAAAGACGGCGGTTTTCGAGGAGAATTATTTTCTAATGGAACCTTCATGGAAGgcagagaaaatattttcctcaGATTGTATCTACTTCCGTTTAATTGTCtctttttggttgttgttgttggcctcTCAGTAACCGTTTCATGTCTTTTTGTGTCGACTGGTGGCGAATCTAATTTGTTATCGAATGAATTGTTCAAGACCGAACAAGATTTACTCGTTTCACTGTCATTCACTTTTGACCAGCACGTACATTTCTTATCTAAACTACCAGGTCCATCATGTGGGCTGAACGACATGTCATTTCTGTTCATTGAACCGTCATCAATCGTCTCCTTGCAGTTCTCACGTTTATCAGTTTCCGACTGCTCTCCACCGTCACAATTGCGTTTCGTCTCATCCATTTTCTTCGGGTTAGTTGTTTTCTCTGTACAACCAGTTACACTACTCCGGTCGTTAATCAACTCACTTGAGGAATCTGGACTGCTATCACCTGGGTTTTCATTACATTCTTCACTATCACCGTCCTCGTTCTCACAGTTTTCCTCATCGTTGTCAGCGAATGAAAACGTAACAGGCTCTTCGACGTCGCCATCCGACTGAATCGTTTCACTCTCCTGGCTTGCCGTATCTGATTCAGTGAGACGAGGTTTTTCCTCGTTCACTTCATCATCGCTCTTCACGTTGACCACGCTTCCATTCTCACAGATACCGTCACTTGCTGTACGATGCCGGCTGGTTTCAGGCGATCGAGCGACCGGGGAGCTTGATGCGGACGACCGAATAACTGGTGAATGTATATCTGATGATGAATGATTAAATGATGAGTGAGATGCTGGGAATTGAGTTTCAGCTATGTGGTTGATTGATGCTGGAAGGGTGCGTGACTTGGGTGTTGGTGACTGAACGGTCGGTGATTGGCTGTTTGGCGACTGAGTTTCGGGGGAACTAACGTTCAAAATTGTTTCGCAAGACATATTTCGCTTGGTGAGGGGAATACCATTGGTAAACTGCGTGGTAATATTTACATTGTCATCGGAATCACTGTAGACAGTGTAATCTTCCTTCACTGGGTGGAGGCTAGGATCTTGGCATCTGGGGCATTTATCACTTTCGCTGAATTCAGGGGACCCACAATCGCTGTTTGCGTTGTTTTGCTTTTGCTGAAGAGCTAAGTTTTGTCTCAGAGTCGTAGCATAATCAGTTAACTTTTTCACACAAAGGGGGTCGACATGTACAAGAGTGCCGTTTCTAAGTCTTTCCGGTTCAGAGGCTGTATCACGCAAAATCGGTGTAGGCGATTCCACTTTTTGGTTTTCGCTTTCCATATCGACATACGAGGCACTAAGTCTTTGATCTAGGCTCATTAATCGGCGATTGCTGTTTCGAACAGAGGTGATGATCCGTACGTAACAGAACGACATGACAATACAAGGAACGCAAAAACACATTCCAATCATGAAGAACGTGTATGATGTTGATGTCTTCCATTTGCAGAAACAAAATGATTGGTTTCCCAGATATCCATACTCACTCCATCCGAAGAGAGGTGGCGCTGCTAGTAAACAGGATACAAGCCAAACAACTGtagggagaaaaaaagagaaaaataaatggttAGAATCGGTTAGAAACTGATCAAAATGGCTCAAAGAGTAGAAAATTAGAAAGTAATTAGAAATAGTTGGAAAATAATCAGAAGCGCTTTATTTAGAAAATGGTCACACACATTGCCGGAAATTAACGTAACTTGCCGGAAATTTCCGAAGATTGCGGAGTTTAacggagattgccggagatagGCGGAGTGTCGCGGAGATTGGCGGAATAGCATTTTGGTagatttcccaataatgctgcgtgttaaaacacctgggagagagtgagatagattgAGATTGGCGGAGATTGGTGGAGATTGCTGGAGACAGGCGGAGATAGGCggtatttgtgagtatatatatatatatatatatatatattgttgaaatttacagaaaaacaaagaacgaAGACAGGTTTATAAacaagaagcaggtgtattagtttgacactcgggaaggtgagaaagtcttttacattttgagcctaagctcttcaacagaaaggaacacgaggaaataaacagtgaGCGAATAAAATAACTTCTGTCAATCAAGGCCACTCTGAAAACAGCGGAAAGGACGTGTGGAAAGGTAATTCTTTAAGCAGTAGTGAAGTTGGGGGAGAAAAGATTTGTAATCGGATATGattgaaaaaggagaaaaaagagggggagagaatagCAAAATAATGACGTACGGAGTATGAAAGTTCAAAAAATTCAAAAGGCgtgagaagaaaatatatatactagtgcttctcaaccattttttttcaaTCTATGGACCCCAATAGCCATTCGATGAATAAAAACCTAGTTTATAGAATCTTCTTTccaaatttctgttttgtttattacAAATTAACTTGCGTAAGCTGAACTACGTAGAATGTCAGAGACAGAAACCCATCTGTTAcctacaataaatacatataaaacaaaatttttcaggggcccttataCTACTGTGGAtctccagtttactattttgcttgtatgGTTCCCAAGAGATCTTAAATGGATCTCGGCTGAGAATCACTGCAttagataattctttctactaaaagaataaggcccgaaattttgtggaaggggaggctactcgattacatcaacctagtGTTTATTTGGTACTTActacattgaccccgaaaggaaggcAAAAAAATTCGACAtcggaagaatttgaattcaaaacgtaaagacgcaactggtacttaatttatcgaccccgaaaggatgaaagacaaagtcgacctcggtggaatttaaaatattcttttctactctaggcacaaggcccgaaattttttaggagacggccagtcaattagatcgaccccagtacgcaactggtacttaatttatcgattccgaaaggatgaaaggtaaagtagacctcggcggaatttgaaatcagaacgtagcggcattggaattacctatttctttattacccacaaggggctaaacacagagaggacaaacaaggacagacaaacggattaagtcgattatatcgaccccagtgcgtatctggtacttaatttatcgactccgaaaggatgaaaggcaaagtcgatctcggcggaatttgaactcagaacgtagcggcagacgaaatgccacaaagcatttcgcccggcgtgctaacaattctgccaactcgctgcggTTTCGATACACTAACTGATGCAGAGATAATAtatcagaaaacaaaagataggGCACGGTTGAAGTATTTTACTGTGTGTCAACTTAAATAAGAGCTGGATCTTAACCATCAACAAAATAAGCACCCTTTTTCTGCACTGGTTTAACAGTTCGCTTTGTGACACAGGCATCGTCTAAGTACAATGGTCGATAGATTTTTTGTGAACTGTTTCactaaataactatataattatCCCAGTTACTTGACCCATCTTAACCTTTGACATTACAggtcattatatatatgagtctctCTCTAAACGCCAGAAATAACTTGCGTGGTATTAACAGAATATCATTGGCTGATTTGGACAAGACAAAAATGTGTCAGTCGCGAATCTCAGTTGATTGAATATTTgttggtgttcttgttgttgctgttgctgctaaatttttcttttcattacttttttttttatttcttaagagagagagagaagtatgcaGTAGCGTTACTAATCTCCGATAAGacggcagcgagttggcagaatcgttagcacgccggataaatgcttagcggtatttcgtctgccgttacgttcggagttcaaattccgccgaggtcgactttgcctttcatcctttcggggtcgattaaataagtaccagttacgcactggggtcgatataatcgacttaatccgtgtgtttgtccttgtttgtcctctctgtgtttagccctttgtgggtagtaaagaaataggtattttgtctgccgctacgttctgagttcaaattccgccgaggtcgactttgcctttcatccttttggggtcgattaaataagtatcagttacgcactggggtcgatataatcgacttagtccgtttgtgtgtccttgtttgtcccctctgtgtttagccccttgtgggtagtaaagaaataagtatttcgtctgccgctacgttcggagttcaaattccgccgaggtcgactttacctttcgtcctttcggggtcgataaatagatCAAAATTGGGCCATCTCCATTCACTAGTCTTGGCTGCTTCTTTTTCAAAatctcatgcatacaatcaatttcttggcaatacgatgttgctGTTACCGTTTTCCCTTGTTGCaaatatgaataatgaataactcccttcgaagaccaccatacagtgaccaGTAACTTTTTAGGATGCAATGGTGGGTTTGGGTGgtgtttaggtgactctcctgcatctaatcactgtcctgttctcctgctgttgtcaaagagcatCCATTTCTAATCACAAGTAATGATTCGAtgcaaaaatggtctttttccagtcgagaaagcaataaggagcacacttcgaggcgtctatttttttaaaaatctcgttcagttgatgtggaacaaacctatcTGTTTTCTTAACTTTCCCAATATTTTACTGGTGTCCAAAAACAGTTGTGCgagatgtttggagttctgatgaaagtcttcgaacctttgttctcgggttttgttcaaccaaagcatttaatccatcatgctGAACAACTGATTTTGGCCTACTCCTTGCTTTATTTTCAAGGCTATTCATCTCTTGAACGAgagctttggaaccatctctgagCAGTTCTGACatcaacaaaaccattaccaaaggctcgcttgatattccgtagagcttccgcggcagagtgacccagtttgtactgatacgagaaaatcactcaacatagtttggttATTATCATTTTCAGAAGGTCTGTGGGTACCAATTTTGTATACCAACATTGTTGGGAAAGAAATAGGGCcaagattaaatgcaaggtataCATAACTGGGTTTTTAGATAACTGAGATAACATgtaattaaaaatgcgacatttcatgtgaaacaaccgaATATGAATGGTGTTGAAATGAGGTGTTTGGGTGGATTCCAGGAACTGGTGGTATTAGGAAGTGAGTGGAGTGTGGGCGTACTGGAAGTACTGAGAGAGGTGGGGGTGGACTTCGTCTAACGAGTGCGTTAAGCTTACTGCATGTGTAGGTGGACAGGACGTCTAGGAAAGGCTCACTGACTCACTCACCGGATGCTTTGCTGACTCCGTCGTATGTCATAATAATACATGTGCAACAGAACGTAAGTGTCAGTGCTCACACaaacacgtgcgtgtgtatatctatctatctgtctatctatctatctatctatctatctatctatctatctatctatctatctatctatctatctatctatctatctatctatctatctacctacctacctatctacctacctacctacctacctacctacatacctacctacctacttatctatctatctatctatctatctatctatctatctatctatctatctatctttctatctatctatctatctatctatatctatctataaaattcTATGTTTATTccctatgcattctcaaacggctcgatcaaatcaaatgtgtgtgtatgtatgtgagtgtgtgtgtgtgtgtgtgtgcgtgagtgtgtgtgagggtatgttTATCGTCCctgccgcttgacaactggtattggccTTTACACGCCCCTTAACGGTTCTGCAAGAATAGACCGAGATAATTAGTACAAGACTTAAAAAGAAACTGAGTACATAAATACCGgagttgaaaaaataattttggcAACCGAACACTTTACGCTTGAGTTCTGAAACTAAGAGCACAATCGTTTGAACAACAGAACAACGTGCTCGTTGAATTAAGCTGCAACgtggccgagtattccacagGCACATGTACCTTTGATTCAATACGCAGGTAagcagaggcggcgagctggcagaatagttagcacgccgggcaaaatgcttagcggtatttcgtctgccgttacgttctgagttcaaattccgccgaggtcgactttgcctttcatcctttcgggatcgattaaataagtaccagttacgcactggggtcNNNNNNNNNNNNNNNNNNNNNNNNNNNNNNNNNNNNNNNNNNNNNNNNNNNNNNNNNNNNNNNNNNNNNNNNNNNNNNNNNNNNNNNNNNNNNNNNNNNNatttacaacccctatctcaatttgtatattatatatatatatatatatatatatgctatatatatatatatatatatattatatatatatatataatatatatatatattattatatatatatattattatatatatatacacacaggcgcgggagtgctgtgtggtaactaagcttgcttaccaaccacatggttcggtttcagtcccactgcgtggcaacaacatggttccggtttcagtcccactgcgtggcaccttctactatagcctcgggccgaccaaagccttgtgagtggatttgatagatggaaactgaaagaagcctgtcgtatatatatatgtgtgtgtgtatgtgtatgtgtgtgtgtgtatgtgtatgtgtgtgtgtgtatgtgtatgtttatgtttgtgtgtctgtgtttgcccacccaacagcgcttgacaaccgatgttggtgtgtttacgtccccgtaacctagcggttaagcaaaagagaccgatagaataagtattaggcttacaaagaataagtcccgaggtcgatttgttcgacgaaaggctccagcatggccgcaatcaaatgactgaaacaagtaaaagaatatatatacttttatatatgcgGCTGTGTGCGTAtattgtgtatctgtatgtatgtatatatgtatgtttttctattttattttattttatctagtttcagctcacgagctgtggccatgctggtgcaccgcagGAAGAGATCCTGTTTTATTTTAatgacatctgcatccaccccatgcaggtctctcaggttcttcgggaggatattaaagagctgtgggcctctgaagcccaggctatcacagtatcttgtcttacatcttgatggcaaatttggagtcaaATAAataccctttgtctgtccttgtttgtcccctcaatggttatatccctgtgggcaataaatatatTGTGGAATTCAGCGAGAAAGAGAAGGCACGCAAGACATCTTGGTCATCTACTGTATCCGTGTCCATCCTAGTCGTCTTGAATGGGTCTTGCCACTGGATTGAATATGTTCACGGGCAAGAGAATAAAGTCGACAGTgtacaactcttttttttttaattttaaacaaaGTCATTACGCAAGTCATCAGTAATCTATAAGGATGACTAGACAGTCCTGGTCGCCCCGACGAACGAAcatatataatagtttatatatgataaggcggcgagctggcaaaaacgttagcgcgccgggcgaaatgcttagcggtatttcgtctgtcgttacgtcctgagttcaaattccgccgaggtcgactttgcctttcatcctttcggggtcgataaataaagtaccagttacgcactgggatcaaggcaatcgacttaatccgtttgtctgtccgtgtttgtcctctctgtgtttagccccttgtgggtagta
This portion of the Octopus sinensis linkage group LG12, ASM634580v1, whole genome shotgun sequence genome encodes:
- the LOC115217869 gene encoding E3 ubiquitin-protein ligase lubel-like, translated to MIGMCFCVPCIVMSFCYVRIITSVRNSNRRLMSLDQRLSASYVDMESENQKVESPTPILRDTASEPERLRNGTLVHVDPLCVKKLTDYATTLRQNLALQQKQNNANSDCGSPEFSESDKCPRCQDPSLHPVKEDYTVYSDSDDNVNITTQFTNGIPLTKRNMSCETILNVSSPETQSPNSQSPTVQSPTPKSRTLPASINHIAETQFPASHSSFNHSSSDIHSPVIRSSASSSPVARSPETSRHRTASDGICENGSVVNVKSDDEVNEEKPRLTESDTASQESETIQSDGDVEEPVTFSFADNDEENCENEDGDSEECNENPGDSSPDSSSELINDRSSVTGCTEKTTNPKKMDETKRNCDGGEQSETDKRENCKETIDDGSMNRNDMSFSPHDGPGSLDKKCTCWSKVNDSETSKSCSVLNNSFDNKLDSPPVDTKRHETVTERPTTTTKKRQLNGSRYNLRKIFSLPSMKVPLENNSPRKPPSLVPMKHIRNSAEGRKMRVKMSNVTKSRKFVKSQNNIKKALSLPRMRMSAESSRKSSSNVIPLRHLRRRREEIRITFSLLVVIIVFFVSWLPFCITMLCSLYLKYEVPREADIASLFCGYANSCFNPLIYGLMNKRFSDAYKDLFKFLFYRKCTKK